A window of Calditrichia bacterium contains these coding sequences:
- a CDS encoding choice-of-anchor J domain-containing protein has translation MQKTRQAVLCLFLLLFVGSLQAQEFSVPVTVTDGENTLQLTIGMSAVATDTFDVGIDALAPPPPPSEAFDARLKSNGNDFITDIRASSTDTTAFQVYYQPELNQGPIKLTWDKDALALLGTFYITDNLTGTVFGPVDMTQVDSLIADNAFVTEQLRIVVIANPVLDPPANLNAVGGNGVVDLSWLSPAKSQKLLRQPEALTRKDNENTGLTDDRAVPAMSVSVALLGYKIFRSDDGSTFSQIDSIGAPAAAFADSSVINGTTYSYYLTAVYDEGESVPSDTVSATPEAPVLNILFEEVFADTTAPPTGWQVIDNDGSGGSWDYVQGLNFSSGVVLPQAGQSFWHSSFQDANGFVIDEWLISPRIPAANFETLSFYAGSIGGSFPDSLKVLVSTTGSNPADFTEIAYFQVPGPTGSWTEFSFDISAFSGSAIYVAINYYITDGGTSGTNSDNVWVDHLTITGEAIPPDVVFADDFENGSSNWVLQSTWAVTDESSNSPTHSLTESPGGNYAANLNISATLATSIDLSSYFSAELSFNAQYDIEQGFDYMYVEASDDGGSSWIELDVFDGTSPTWQNYSYALSGVVGSSDVKIRFRFTSDGGFEVDGMHIDDVLITASSIDADPPLIVHTGPAFYAGVSEAFVREAEVIDISGVSATAINYMVDGDTTTSAASDSTVGDVYFYTIPEQPAGANVAYFFSAEDNAGNATTQTTMFEYIAGDHLIFDNGVVDFVNSFGPGSTSGLLGAAVRISVPEGEKAQLTTALIRNYTDVNRPNSDMLLHVWADNGGVPGTDLITPITVTPEATLENTSPMTRVDLRSYAAELSDLLGDFFIGFTVPSGEVWVTQTTPGTFGRTFTFNGTSWGAETDDYHFRAVVKLDPAVGIEDDQILPVQFTLEQNYPNPFNPSTTLKYALPTNADVRLEIYNVLGQLVKVLVNADQTAGFKTAIWDGTNQYGEKVASGIYIYRIKAADFVQSRKMILMK, from the coding sequence ATGCAAAAAACCAGACAGGCCGTCTTATGTTTATTCCTATTGTTGTTTGTCGGCAGTCTGCAGGCGCAGGAATTTAGCGTGCCCGTAACTGTAACAGATGGCGAAAACACGTTGCAATTAACCATCGGGATGAGCGCGGTTGCAACCGACACATTTGATGTGGGCATCGATGCGCTTGCTCCTCCGCCCCCGCCGAGTGAAGCATTTGACGCACGTTTAAAATCAAACGGAAACGACTTTATTACAGATATTCGTGCCAGTTCCACAGATACCACCGCTTTTCAGGTGTATTATCAGCCCGAGCTTAATCAGGGTCCGATAAAGCTGACCTGGGACAAAGATGCGCTGGCATTATTAGGCACATTTTACATTACCGACAACCTGACCGGCACCGTATTTGGTCCGGTTGATATGACCCAGGTAGACAGTTTGATTGCGGATAATGCCTTTGTCACCGAACAGCTTCGCATTGTTGTGATAGCAAATCCGGTGCTGGATCCTCCCGCAAACCTGAATGCAGTTGGCGGAAATGGCGTTGTAGATTTAAGTTGGCTGTCTCCGGCGAAGTCCCAAAAACTGCTTCGCCAGCCTGAAGCACTTACACGTAAAGATAATGAAAACACCGGTTTGACTGATGACCGCGCCGTTCCGGCGATGAGTGTTTCAGTTGCGTTGCTTGGCTACAAAATTTTCCGGTCAGATGATGGCAGCACATTTTCGCAGATCGATTCGATCGGTGCTCCGGCAGCCGCATTTGCGGATAGCAGTGTTATCAACGGCACCACCTATTCCTACTATTTGACCGCAGTTTACGATGAAGGCGAAAGCGTTCCCTCCGATACCGTTTCCGCAACCCCGGAAGCCCCTGTTCTCAATATTCTTTTCGAAGAAGTTTTTGCAGATACAACAGCACCGCCGACCGGCTGGCAGGTGATCGACAATGACGGCAGCGGAGGATCTTGGGATTATGTGCAAGGTTTGAACTTTAGCAGCGGTGTTGTTTTGCCGCAAGCGGGTCAAAGTTTCTGGCACAGCAGTTTCCAGGATGCCAACGGCTTTGTGATCGACGAATGGTTGATCAGCCCACGGATTCCTGCAGCCAATTTCGAAACACTGAGTTTCTATGCCGGCTCCATCGGCGGCTCGTTCCCGGATTCGCTGAAAGTGCTGGTTTCGACCACAGGCAGCAACCCTGCTGACTTTACCGAGATTGCCTACTTTCAGGTTCCGGGTCCCACCGGTAGCTGGACCGAATTTTCTTTTGATATTTCGGCCTTCTCCGGCTCGGCGATTTATGTCGCCATCAACTACTACATCACCGATGGCGGAACGTCGGGTACCAATTCGGATAATGTTTGGGTGGATCACCTGACCATCACCGGCGAAGCGATTCCGCCGGATGTTGTTTTTGCTGATGATTTTGAAAACGGCAGCAGCAATTGGGTGTTGCAATCGACCTGGGCTGTCACCGATGAATCTTCAAATTCACCGACACATTCACTGACGGAAAGCCCTGGAGGCAATTACGCAGCCAACCTGAATATTTCGGCAACCCTTGCAACAAGCATCGATCTGTCGTCTTACTTCAGCGCCGAGCTGTCATTTAATGCACAATATGATATTGAGCAGGGTTTCGACTACATGTATGTTGAAGCCTCAGATGACGGCGGCTCAAGCTGGATAGAGCTGGATGTCTTTGATGGCACATCCCCGACGTGGCAAAATTATAGCTACGCGCTGAGCGGCGTTGTTGGCAGCAGCGATGTCAAAATCCGCTTCCGCTTTACCAGCGATGGCGGTTTTGAAGTCGATGGCATGCATATCGATGATGTTCTGATTACCGCCAGCAGCATCGATGCCGATCCGCCGTTGATCGTCCATACCGGTCCGGCGTTTTATGCCGGTGTAAGCGAAGCCTTTGTCCGGGAAGCGGAAGTGATCGATATTTCCGGTGTTTCGGCAACCGCCATCAATTATATGGTAGATGGTGATACGACAACCAGCGCAGCATCGGACAGTACGGTTGGAGATGTCTATTTCTACACTATTCCGGAACAACCGGCCGGTGCCAATGTGGCTTATTTCTTCAGCGCTGAAGACAATGCCGGAAATGCAACTACCCAAACAACGATGTTCGAATACATCGCTGGCGATCATTTGATTTTTGATAATGGTGTGGTGGATTTTGTTAACAGTTTCGGTCCCGGCAGCACCTCCGGTCTTTTGGGTGCGGCAGTGCGGATCAGCGTTCCCGAGGGTGAAAAAGCGCAACTGACAACGGCGTTAATCCGTAATTACACCGATGTCAATCGCCCGAATTCGGATATGCTGTTACATGTATGGGCTGATAACGGCGGCGTACCCGGCACCGATCTGATTACGCCGATAACGGTAACGCCTGAAGCAACACTCGAGAACACCAGCCCGATGACCCGGGTAGACCTGCGCTCGTATGCAGCAGAGTTGAGCGATTTGCTGGGCGATTTTTTCATCGGATTCACTGTGCCGAGCGGGGAAGTTTGGGTCACACAGACCACACCCGGTACCTTTGGCAGAACGTTTACTTTTAATGGTACCAGCTGGGGCGCAGAAACCGATGATTATCATTTCCGTGCGGTTGTTAAACTGGATCCGGCGGTTGGCATCGAAGATGACCAAATATTGCCGGTACAATTCACACTTGAGCAAAACTACCCGAACCCCTTCAACCCGAGCACCACGTTGAAGTATGCATTACCGACCAACGCAGATGTTCGGTTGGAAATCTACAACGTTCTGGGTCAGTTAGTAAAAGTGCTGGTAAATGCAGACCAGACCGCCGGATTTAAAACGGCTATCTGGGATGGCACCAACCAATACGGCGAAAAAGTTGCTAGCGGTATTTACATCTATCGCATCAAAGCGGCTGATTTCGTTCAGTCCAGAAAAATGATCCTGATGAAGTAA
- a CDS encoding response regulator has protein sequence MIGIRQISEALFNNAGRAMFIVEPDTQLIFMCNELALSMFHAEHLEDLLMINFNQLISPSPFINIADENELKNQFAVPQATRFYDFLSLEGFLFQGRMISNEVLISPDRLMIVSVEDLTERRLSQQRLTKTSIELELFSMSITRLHHLSLGEYKNIDELYAAYLKKGCEIFRTDMGMIYDPANGKQQLYSELTNFGKPTYSPENELMELYLPQMLSQKSTVAFVQGMQELENPKVSGNINTVIATPFNIKNDVPGAIVFFSPDTRESAFRQFELEILETIANLLEQHIKVFETEKQQKNAEFISDRFFQLSQDMLGITDFDGNFQRINPSWEKALGTNCSALLSQNVISLIHPQDSEIAKNKIQEVIKGNQVARLESRFSSESGDYRWFAWKISADADQQLVFISARDITEEKNTATALRQSETRYRFLIENQSEIVCRLLPTGFLTFVNEAFCKFFRVKNEDAVSCNFQDFFPENIQSQIVENLTAARQFKLDLFVPFSKNESRYLHWVFEPLNDSHIGHIGFLAVGHDITELKSTEHALRKSESNSRTLLDALPDTLMQITRDGKILNANITENTQLPFTLANIKNSTLQQIFPEELAAKFIDSFDKLDHQNPVTVFEFGLPGNTGDMQNHEARIAKSRDEDYLVIIRNVTRRKKSEFDLHQSRERTEALLDAIPDTIFRISSDGILLDIKSEDTILCKNCSSHIGKSLESSELPVKAIQKIRQMVHQVTASREMLQSELIFEADNSKHIYEARCVAINDQEAVFILRDVTEAREFQLGLEKLAADLMETKFQLEQKTDALSQTVEELKLAKIAAEAAAKTKSEFLATMSHEIRTPMNGVIGMTMLLTETKLTAEQLEYVETLRSSGENLLHIINDILDFSKIEAGKIELENRPFNILKMIEEVVDLFAPQATAKGLGLGSFLEADVPAMVVGDMMRVRQILSNIVGNALKFTNEGEVTVYTKVISKSKDQLQIQLSVQDTGIGIPLDKQSRLFESFSQVDASTTRKFGGTGLGLAISKRLVELMNGKIWFESEENKGTAFHICVTFNIASDESTPNQQLFTPDLYKFDQKLVLVVDDHPTNRLFVSRQLEKIGAKSQSFASAVHALAEIKNGKHFDFGIIDMQMPEMDGLQFAEQLHQLDAKFQFPLILMTSLNRDEDIQKKVELYFKIILTKPIRQEQFFDAVENIFNTSASILPALNQPKPRLDASIAEAIPLKMLLAEDNPINQKLTSRLLKKMGYEIDIVPDGLAAVDTVLNNKYDLVFMDMQMPKMDGLEATRKIIESLGKAHSPKIIAITANALQEDREKCIAAGMDDYISKPIEINKLLTVIREWGVKL, from the coding sequence ATGATCGGGATCAGGCAAATTTCTGAAGCATTGTTCAACAATGCTGGTCGGGCAATGTTTATCGTTGAGCCGGATACCCAATTGATTTTTATGTGTAATGAATTGGCACTTTCGATGTTCCATGCTGAACATCTGGAAGATTTGCTGATGATTAATTTCAACCAATTGATTAGCCCATCGCCCTTTATAAATATCGCTGATGAAAACGAACTGAAAAACCAGTTTGCCGTTCCGCAGGCTACCCGTTTTTATGATTTTCTTTCACTCGAAGGGTTTCTATTTCAGGGGCGAATGATCTCCAACGAGGTTTTGATAAGCCCTGACCGGTTGATGATTGTTTCCGTTGAAGATTTGACGGAACGCCGTTTAAGCCAGCAAAGGCTCACCAAAACATCTATCGAACTGGAATTATTTTCGATGAGTATCACCCGGCTCCATCACCTGAGCCTGGGAGAATACAAAAATATTGATGAACTTTACGCCGCGTATCTGAAAAAAGGATGCGAAATTTTCCGTACCGATATGGGAATGATTTATGACCCTGCCAACGGAAAACAACAGCTATATTCTGAATTAACGAACTTTGGAAAGCCAACATATTCGCCGGAAAATGAATTGATGGAGCTTTACCTGCCACAAATGCTCTCGCAAAAAAGCACAGTCGCTTTTGTGCAGGGTATGCAGGAACTGGAAAACCCGAAAGTTTCCGGTAATATTAATACGGTTATCGCAACGCCGTTCAACATCAAAAACGATGTTCCAGGTGCGATTGTCTTTTTTTCCCCGGATACGCGGGAATCGGCTTTTCGGCAATTTGAACTGGAAATTCTCGAAACAATCGCCAATTTGCTGGAACAGCATATCAAGGTTTTTGAAACCGAAAAACAGCAGAAAAATGCTGAGTTTATCAGCGATCGATTTTTCCAACTGTCACAGGATATGTTGGGAATTACAGATTTTGACGGAAATTTTCAACGAATCAACCCCAGTTGGGAAAAAGCACTCGGCACAAATTGCAGCGCGTTGCTCTCCCAAAATGTGATTTCGCTGATTCATCCGCAGGATAGCGAAATCGCCAAAAATAAAATTCAGGAAGTAATCAAAGGTAACCAGGTTGCCCGGCTCGAGAGCCGTTTTAGCAGCGAGTCCGGCGATTATCGCTGGTTTGCATGGAAAATATCTGCAGATGCCGATCAGCAATTGGTTTTTATCTCTGCCAGAGATATTACAGAAGAAAAAAATACCGCAACAGCGCTTCGCCAAAGCGAAACCAGATATCGTTTTCTGATTGAAAACCAAAGTGAAATCGTTTGCAGGCTTTTGCCAACCGGATTTTTAACATTTGTGAATGAGGCTTTTTGCAAGTTTTTCCGGGTTAAAAATGAAGATGCTGTCAGTTGCAATTTTCAGGATTTTTTCCCGGAAAATATTCAGTCGCAGATTGTTGAGAACCTTACGGCTGCGCGTCAATTTAAGTTGGATTTGTTTGTACCGTTTTCCAAAAATGAATCGCGTTATTTGCATTGGGTGTTTGAGCCACTTAATGATTCGCATATCGGACACATTGGTTTTTTGGCAGTAGGTCACGATATTACAGAGCTTAAATCTACTGAGCATGCATTGCGTAAAAGTGAATCCAACAGCCGCACCCTGTTGGATGCGCTCCCCGATACCCTGATGCAAATCACCCGCGATGGTAAAATTTTAAACGCGAACATCACGGAAAATACTCAACTGCCGTTCACGTTAGCGAACATCAAAAACAGCACATTACAACAAATTTTCCCGGAAGAGTTAGCCGCCAAATTTATTGATAGTTTTGATAAACTGGATCACCAAAACCCGGTCACGGTGTTCGAATTTGGATTGCCGGGAAACACCGGCGATATGCAAAACCATGAAGCGCGTATCGCGAAAAGCCGGGACGAGGATTATCTGGTAATTATCCGGAATGTTACCCGCAGAAAAAAATCAGAATTTGATTTGCACCAATCACGCGAACGGACCGAGGCGTTACTGGATGCAATTCCCGACACGATTTTCAGGATCAGTTCGGATGGAATTTTGTTGGACATAAAATCAGAAGATACAATACTTTGCAAAAACTGCTCCTCACATATTGGTAAATCGCTGGAAAGTAGTGAATTACCGGTAAAAGCCATTCAAAAGATTCGCCAAATGGTGCATCAAGTTACTGCAAGTCGTGAAATGTTGCAGTCCGAATTGATTTTCGAAGCAGATAACAGCAAACATATTTATGAGGCGCGCTGCGTTGCCATCAACGACCAGGAAGCCGTTTTCATTTTGAGGGATGTTACCGAAGCCCGGGAATTTCAGTTGGGATTGGAAAAACTTGCGGCAGATCTGATGGAAACAAAATTTCAGTTGGAGCAAAAAACCGATGCCCTCAGCCAAACGGTAGAAGAGCTGAAGCTCGCCAAAATTGCCGCAGAAGCTGCAGCCAAAACCAAATCGGAGTTTTTGGCAACAATGAGCCACGAAATCCGCACACCGATGAATGGCGTTATCGGAATGACGATGTTGCTCACCGAAACCAAACTCACGGCTGAACAACTGGAATATGTTGAAACATTGCGCTCCAGCGGTGAAAATTTGCTTCATATTATTAACGATATTCTGGATTTCTCAAAAATTGAAGCTGGGAAAATTGAACTGGAAAATCGTCCGTTTAATATTTTGAAAATGATCGAAGAAGTGGTCGATCTTTTTGCTCCTCAGGCAACCGCCAAAGGGTTGGGTTTGGGCAGCTTTTTGGAAGCTGATGTTCCGGCAATGGTTGTTGGTGATATGATGCGTGTCCGACAAATTTTGAGCAATATTGTTGGTAACGCACTCAAATTTACAAATGAAGGCGAAGTTACTGTTTATACGAAGGTTATATCAAAATCCAAAGATCAGTTGCAAATACAATTGAGTGTTCAGGATACTGGAATCGGTATTCCGTTGGACAAACAAAGCCGATTGTTCGAATCATTTTCGCAGGTGGATGCCTCAACAACCCGCAAATTTGGCGGTACCGGTTTGGGACTTGCAATTTCCAAACGCCTGGTGGAACTAATGAATGGAAAAATTTGGTTCGAAAGCGAAGAGAACAAAGGCACCGCATTCCACATTTGCGTAACATTCAATATTGCATCGGATGAGTCTACACCAAATCAACAATTATTTACGCCGGATTTGTATAAATTTGATCAAAAATTAGTGCTTGTTGTTGATGATCATCCTACAAACCGGTTATTTGTCAGCCGTCAACTGGAAAAAATTGGCGCCAAAAGTCAATCTTTTGCTTCGGCGGTGCATGCGTTGGCGGAGATTAAAAACGGCAAACATTTTGATTTTGGTATCATCGATATGCAAATGCCGGAAATGGACGGATTGCAGTTTGCCGAACAATTGCATCAGTTAGACGCAAAATTTCAATTTCCGCTTATTTTGATGACATCGTTAAATCGCGATGAAGACATTCAGAAAAAAGTTGAACTATATTTTAAAATCATACTCACCAAACCTATCCGGCAGGAACAGTTTTTTGATGCTGTCGAAAATATTTTTAATACAAGCGCCTCAATTTTGCCCGCATTGAATCAGCCGAAACCACGTCTCGATGCCTCCATCGCAGAAGCAATTCCACTGAAAATGTTGTTGGCTGAAGATAATCCGATTAACCAGAAACTTACATCCCGGTTGCTTAAAAAAATGGGTTATGAAATTGATATCGTTCCTGATGGCTTGGCGGCAGTTGATACGGTTTTAAACAATAAATACGATCTGGTTTTTATGGATATGCAAATGCCCAAAATGGATGGGCTGGAAGCAACACGCAAGATTATTGAATCGCTCGGGAAGGCACATTCGCCAAAGATTATTGCAATTACAGCAAACGCATTGCAGGAAGATCGTGAAAAATGCATTGCTGCCGGCATGGATGACTACATCAGTAAACCGATAGAAATCAATAAGTTACTGACAGTTATCCGAGAATGGGGTGTTAAGCTGTAA
- the pgl gene encoding 6-phosphogluconolactonase: MQPFVKIYDNPQLLAHSLSLEIVHRSAFSKKHRQSLNLALSGGTTPTLLFETMAQSLYNTQIHWKNIRFFWGDERCVPPQDPQSNFGVVQQSLFSVISIPKSRIMRIHGETKPEKAAENYNKQLTKFLPLNSENIPIFDWILLGIGTDGHTASLFPNSETLSDTNFCSVATHPTSGQKRVTLTLPVINAARRISFLVTGAEKQKLVSRILKKEKSVSNLPAAMVHPKNGILEWWLDADAAKDI, encoded by the coding sequence ATGCAACCGTTCGTCAAAATTTACGATAACCCGCAATTGTTAGCCCATTCGCTGTCACTGGAAATTGTGCATCGTTCTGCTTTTTCCAAAAAACATCGTCAATCACTCAATCTTGCATTATCCGGTGGCACAACACCAACATTGCTGTTCGAAACTATGGCGCAATCCCTTTACAACACCCAAATTCACTGGAAAAATATTCGCTTTTTCTGGGGCGATGAACGCTGCGTTCCGCCACAAGACCCGCAAAGCAATTTTGGCGTTGTTCAGCAAAGCCTGTTTTCTGTGATCTCAATTCCCAAAAGCCGGATCATGCGGATTCACGGCGAAACAAAACCGGAAAAAGCGGCTGAAAATTACAACAAACAACTCACAAAATTTTTACCGCTGAATTCAGAAAACATCCCGATTTTTGACTGGATTTTGTTGGGGATCGGAACAGACGGGCATACCGCATCACTGTTTCCTAATTCTGAAACCCTATCCGACACAAACTTTTGCTCGGTAGCAACACATCCAACCAGCGGGCAAAAACGCGTGACACTAACATTACCGGTAATCAACGCTGCCCGGCGCATTTCATTTCTGGTTACCGGAGCAGAAAAGCAGAAACTGGTTTCGCGTATTCTCAAAAAAGAAAAATCTGTTTCCAATTTGCCAGCCGCAATGGTTCACCCCAAAAACGGAATTTTGGAATGGTGGCTGGATGCCGACGCCGCAAAAGACATATGA
- a CDS encoding magnesium chelatase, giving the protein MNEQQIAHIKTLGDLKKSGYNPKTIKQELRENLITKLNRKEPLFESVLGYEKTVIPDIERAILSRHNIILLGLRGQAKTRIARLMTQLLDEYVPFVGGSELNDDPLAPISRYSKDLIAELGDSTPIDWLHRDDRYAEKLATPDVSVADLIGDSDPIKAANLRLPYSDERVIHFGLVPRSNRCIFVINELPDLQARIQVALFNILQEGDIQIRGFKLRIPLDIKFVFTANPEDYTNRGSIVTPLKDRIESQILTHYPKTVQIAQKITEQESDIALSQQSMVRVSPIAQELLEQIAFEARHSEYVDSRSGVSARLTIAGYENLISAGERRALLFGEERTFVRVADFWGVIPAITGKIELVYEGEQEGPLKVAHILIGKATRTVFAKYFPNPEQFKKEQEFNPYQKIVSWFGEGNHIDILNDISEENYRKQLLKVPGLRELVKNYYPEAEAHEQQFLMEFALHGLAEYSFLSKQLVDSGLQFRDLLSSMFGGQDDREDDEFSDRDFYG; this is encoded by the coding sequence ATGAATGAGCAGCAAATTGCACATATAAAAACGTTGGGAGATCTCAAAAAATCCGGATATAACCCCAAAACGATTAAACAGGAATTGCGGGAAAATCTGATAACGAAACTGAACCGGAAAGAGCCGCTGTTCGAAAGTGTACTGGGTTACGAAAAAACCGTAATCCCCGATATTGAGCGGGCAATTTTATCGCGGCACAACATCATTTTGTTAGGTTTGCGCGGTCAGGCCAAAACCAGAATTGCCAGATTAATGACCCAATTGCTGGACGAATATGTCCCGTTTGTGGGAGGTTCCGAGCTGAACGATGATCCGCTCGCGCCGATTTCCAGATATTCAAAAGACCTTATTGCGGAGCTTGGCGACAGCACGCCCATCGATTGGCTGCACCGCGACGACCGTTACGCCGAAAAACTGGCAACGCCAGATGTTTCCGTTGCCGACCTCATCGGCGATTCCGATCCCATCAAAGCAGCCAATTTGCGGCTGCCGTATTCGGATGAACGGGTGATCCATTTCGGGCTGGTGCCGCGCTCCAACCGCTGCATTTTTGTGATAAATGAATTACCCGATTTGCAGGCGAGAATCCAGGTTGCGCTGTTCAATATTTTGCAGGAGGGCGATATTCAGATTCGCGGATTCAAGCTGCGCATTCCGCTGGACATCAAATTTGTGTTTACTGCAAACCCGGAAGATTACACCAATCGCGGTTCCATTGTAACACCGTTGAAAGACCGGATCGAAAGCCAGATTTTGACCCACTATCCGAAAACAGTGCAGATCGCCCAAAAAATTACCGAACAGGAATCGGATATTGCGTTGTCGCAGCAATCGATGGTGCGCGTCAGTCCGATTGCGCAGGAATTGCTGGAGCAGATTGCTTTCGAAGCCCGCCACAGCGAATACGTGGACAGCAGGAGCGGTGTTTCCGCCCGTTTGACCATCGCCGGATATGAAAACCTGATTAGCGCTGGCGAGCGCCGTGCGCTGCTGTTTGGCGAAGAGCGCACTTTTGTCCGCGTTGCGGATTTTTGGGGCGTGATTCCCGCCATCACCGGAAAAATTGAGCTGGTGTACGAAGGCGAGCAGGAAGGTCCGTTGAAAGTGGCGCACATTTTGATCGGGAAAGCCACCCGCACGGTATTCGCGAAATATTTTCCGAATCCCGAACAGTTCAAAAAAGAGCAGGAATTTAACCCATATCAGAAAATTGTCAGTTGGTTCGGCGAAGGCAATCACATCGACATTTTAAACGATATTTCGGAAGAAAACTACCGGAAGCAGTTGCTGAAAGTTCCGGGATTGCGTGAGTTGGTAAAAAATTATTATCCCGAAGCCGAAGCGCATGAGCAGCAATTCCTGATGGAATTTGCCCTTCACGGATTGGCGGAATATTCGTTTTTGAGCAAACAATTGGTCGATTCCGGACTGCAATTCCGCGATTTGCTGAGCAGCATGTTCGGTGGACAAGATGACCGGGAAGATGACGAATTTTCTGACCGGGATTTTTACGGTTGA
- a CDS encoding enoyl-CoA hydratase/isomerase family protein produces MALITLNRPAVHNAVNEQMMDEWENALDEIAADESIQTIIISAAGESSFCAGGDLRYFATLKTAESCRKMSVRMQKILNRLYLGNRFVIAAVNGQALGGGCEILTACHYRIAADNVSFAFRQAPNGIITGWGGGVRLLRQLPRSIALRLLLTGERFSASDALRFGFIDEIVAPETVLQTARQLAELTHKNDAAARRIFVQLSNRIAQNGSPEISEWETEQFVNCWMGETFQQILNKFA; encoded by the coding sequence TTGGCGCTGATAACCCTCAACCGTCCCGCCGTTCACAACGCCGTGAACGAACAAATGATGGATGAATGGGAAAATGCGTTGGACGAAATAGCGGCAGATGAATCGATTCAAACGATTATCATCAGCGCCGCCGGCGAAAGTTCGTTTTGCGCCGGTGGTGATTTGCGCTATTTTGCCACGCTAAAAACCGCGGAATCCTGCCGGAAAATGTCCGTTCGCATGCAAAAAATTCTCAACCGTTTGTATTTGGGCAACAGATTTGTCATTGCTGCTGTTAACGGGCAGGCACTTGGCGGCGGTTGCGAAATTTTAACCGCTTGCCACTACCGGATTGCGGCTGATAATGTTTCGTTCGCATTCCGGCAGGCGCCCAACGGGATCATCACCGGATGGGGCGGGGGAGTGCGGTTGCTTCGCCAATTGCCGCGCTCAATCGCACTGCGGTTGTTGCTAACCGGCGAACGCTTTTCTGCGTCGGATGCCCTGCGTTTTGGATTCATCGATGAAATAGTGGCGCCCGAAACCGTTTTGCAAACTGCCCGTCAATTGGCAGAACTTACTCATAAAAACGATGCTGCAGCTCGCCGGATTTTTGTGCAACTGAGCAACCGGATCGCCCAAAACGGTTCTCCGGAAATCAGCGAATGGGAAACGGAACAGTTTGTCAATTGCTGGATGGGCGAAACATTCCAACAAATTCTCAACAAATTTGCGTAA